In Pseudonocardia sp. DSM 110487, the sequence GCCGTGATCGGGCCCAACGGATGCGGCAAGTCCACCCTCCTTCGGGCGCTCGGCCGACTGCTCAAACCGACCGCGGGGCACGTCCTGCTCGACGGCAGGCGCATCGACAAGATGCCCACCCGCGAAGTCGCCAAGATCCTCGGGTTGCTGCCGCAGGCACCCACCGCCCCGGAGGGCCTCACCGTGGCCGACCTCGTGGCGCGCGGCCGGCACCCCCACCAGGCGTGGTACCGGCAGTGGTCGGCCGACGACGAGGAGGCCGTGGCACAGGCCCTCGAGTGGACCGGCATCGCCGACCTCGCCGAGCGCCCCGTCGACGAGCTGTCCGGCGGCCAGCGGCAGCGGGCGTGGATCTCGATGGCGCTCGCCCAGGGCACCGACCTGCTCCTGCTCGACGAGCCCACCACGTTCCTCGACCTCGCCCACCAGGTCGACGTGTTGGAGCTGGTCCGGCGGCTGCACCAGGAGGCCGGCCGCACCGTCGTCATGGTGCTGCACGACCTGAACCTCGCCGCCCGCTACGCCGACCGGCTCGTCGCCATGCGGGACGGCAGGATCGTCGCCGCCGGCAAGCCCTCCGAGGTCGTCACCGAGTCCATGCTGGCCGAGGTGTTCGGACTCGCCGCCCGCGTGATCCCCGACCCGGTGGCAGGCACCCCCCTTGTCGTGCCGGTCGGCGGTCACGCTCAGTCGTCCTGAGCTTCCCGCGCGTCACGTGTCACCATGTGACCTGCGACGGCCGGGAACGAGCGAGAGGAGGCCGCAGTGGATCACTCCCTCTTCGGCCATGAGGGCCCCTGGACCGAGGCCGCCTACCTCGCCCTGAGGCACGACGGTCGCGTCGAGGTCGTCGACGGCACGCTGCTCATCGGCCCCGGTGCGGGCCCGCGGCGGGCACGGGCGATCGAGCGCATACGGGCGGTGCTGGCCGCCGCGCTCCCGGACGGGCTGGTCGTGCGCGGCCCGCAGCCGCTGCGCCTCGGCATGGACTGCGTGCTCGTGCCGGACCTGATCGTCACGGCGGCACCGGCATCCGACGACGACGCCGAGGAGGCCGACGACGCCGAGGAGGCCGACGGCGACGGCGTCGACGAGGCCGCGGAGGAGGAGCCCTCGGCCGAGGACACGGACCCGGACACGGCGGTTCTCGAGACCGTTTCCGAGACCACGGCCGTCGAGACGGCTGTACTCGACGCGGCCGCCGCTCTGATGGTGATCGAGGTGGTCGGCTCCGACCACGGCGCCGCCGACCGGAGCTTCAAGCTGCAGCTGTATGCCCGCAGTCGCATCCCGTACTCGCTGCTGATCGACCACGACAGCCCGTTCGCGGTCGCGGACATGATCATCGGTGGCCGCTATCACGAGTACGCCCGCGCGGGGGGCGAGGAGACGCTGCTCATCGAGGAGCCGTTCCGGCTCGAGCTCGACCTCGGGGAGATCACCGCACCAGAGCAGTCCCAGCCTCCCGCGTCATCCGCGGAGTCGTCCGCGGCCGAGGCCGCACCGACCCAGGCGCTCCCGGTGGTGCCGACCCAGGGGCCGGGCGTCAAGACCTGACGGCCCCGGCCGACGCGCCCCGTCGTCGCTCGCTCGACCGGTCGACGGGTCGCGTCCGTTGATTCGGGCTGCGTGAGCGAACCCCTTGACGGAAGATCAGCGGCGACCTACGGTCGGACATCGTATATGAGATATGAGAGGCAGCCGTGCCGCTGACCGACGCCGGGCTCATGCCCTCGCGCACCGCGCGGGTGCTCGAGATCATCCGAAACGCGATCCTGAGCGGGGAGCTCGCGCCCGGGAGCGCGCTCGTCGAACAGGAGCTCGCCGCGCAGCTGGGGGTGTCCAAGACGCCGGTTCGCGAGGCGCTCAAGACGC encodes:
- a CDS encoding Uma2 family endonuclease, giving the protein MDHSLFGHEGPWTEAAYLALRHDGRVEVVDGTLLIGPGAGPRRARAIERIRAVLAAALPDGLVVRGPQPLRLGMDCVLVPDLIVTAAPASDDDAEEADDAEEADGDGVDEAAEEEPSAEDTDPDTAVLETVSETTAVETAVLDAAAALMVIEVVGSDHGAADRSFKLQLYARSRIPYSLLIDHDSPFAVADMIIGGRYHEYARAGGEETLLIEEPFRLELDLGEITAPEQSQPPASSAESSAAEAAPTQALPVVPTQGPGVKT
- a CDS encoding ABC transporter ATP-binding protein, giving the protein MTPLTKTDAAPDGAAATTDPAVRLRAEHVRLAYGERTVVDGLDLDVVAGTITAVIGPNGCGKSTLLRALGRLLKPTAGHVLLDGRRIDKMPTREVAKILGLLPQAPTAPEGLTVADLVARGRHPHQAWYRQWSADDEEAVAQALEWTGIADLAERPVDELSGGQRQRAWISMALAQGTDLLLLDEPTTFLDLAHQVDVLELVRRLHQEAGRTVVMVLHDLNLAARYADRLVAMRDGRIVAAGKPSEVVTESMLAEVFGLAARVIPDPVAGTPLVVPVGGHAQSS